ACGACGTCCTTGACGATGAGGGCGTCCACGGCCGTATGGTAGTACTGCCAGGGGTCCAGGCTCAGGACGCCCCAGGAGATAAGGCCGCCGCCCACCGTCGCGATGAGGTTTGCCAGGACCGTCAGGCAGACGGTCATGATGATGCAGGCGACGACTCGCGGCACGACGAGGAATCGGATGGGATGGATGGCACCGGTGCGAAGGGCGGAGATTTCTTCGCCGACGACCATCGTGCCGAGTTCGGCCGCGATCGCCGCCCCGGCGAAGCCCGTCAGGACGACGGAGGCAATCAGCGGGCCCAACTGGGGGAAGACCGCCTTGGCGATCACCGTCGCCAGTTGGTCCAGTTGCCCGTACGTCTCCAGCACGGGCGCCAGGGTGAACGCGAGCGTCATGCCGATGAACAGGTTGACGAGCGCGACAATGGGGATCGCCCGCACCCCCAGCCGCACCATCTGATAGAACGTTTCGTCGGCCTTGATTCGCGGCCGGCGGACGATGCCGGCCAGGCCGCGCTTCAGCGTTTCCCACGTCAGGTACCAGAGGCCGCCCAGATAGTCCAGCAAGCCGCCGCTCTGGGCGCCGAGATGGTCGAGGAACTGGACGAACCGCGCGTCGCT
Above is a genomic segment from Planctomycetota bacterium containing:
- a CDS encoding ABC transporter permease codes for the protein MSDARFVQFLDHLGAQSGGLLDYLGGLWYLTWETLKRGLAGIVRRPRIKADETFYQMVRLGVRAIPIVALVNLFIGMTLAFTLAPVLETYGQLDQLATVIAKAVFPQLGPLIASVVLTGFAGAAIAAELGTMVVGEEISALRTGAIHPIRFLVVPRVVACIIMTVCLTVLANLIATVGGGLISWGVLSLDPWQYYHTAVDALIVKDVVTGLIKGGVFGFIIVIVSCYEGLSVTGGAGGVGRATTLSVVRSIFLIITANCAFTAFFYFIWPE